In the Leptotrichia sp. oral taxon 223 genome, TTTGTCTCCTTTGTATCATCTATCGTTATTAAACAAAAATAAATATTGAGGTTTTTATTAAACTTTTAAATTGATACGACTAAGTTATAAATCTCTTCATAGGTTAATTCTTGTATATCATTAAATTTTAGGATAGTGTAGTTATCATGTTTCTTTACCTTTGTATATCCTAATTTCAAAAATTCTTCTATCATACGTTTGTCTTGTGTTAAAATATGAGCGTCTAAATAATTAGTAGATAAAAATCCTAAATCAAAAAAATCATTTTTTCTATCTCCTATATTTTGATTTTCTAAAATTTTTGCTATAATTCTTAAATATCCCACAGAATATAATATTTTTTCTTTTTTTGAAAGAAATTCATGTTCTTTTGCGACAAAAAATTGTTCCATCTTTTGAAAAAATATTTCTTTTTTTACATTTTCAATATCTTCAATTCCATATATTTTTAATTTCTCATAAAATTCTTTTATTAATTCTATTTCGTCTTTTCTGTTTTTTAAATTATAGTATTTTGTTTCAAAATTTTTAAATTCTTTTTCTATAAGATCAATTTTTTTATTATTTTTTTCTCTATTATTGATTGAATCACTGAAAAAATATATAAAATATTTTTTAATTCTATATATTTTTTTAATTTTATATATTTTTCAGAATTATCTGTTTTTAAGAGCTCATTAACTGAAAAATAGTTTATACTATCTTGACGACTTATCATTTCCATTTCAGTTGGCAATACTTTTACATGTTTTAAAAGTTTTAATGTTTCTATCCCATCTCTAGTTTTATTGTTTTTTAATTCAATTGCTGTTAAGCTAGATACATAAATTTCATAATTACTACTCAATCTAGATAAGCTTTTTTTAAAATTTTCTTCATTTGATTTATAGTTACGTAAAAAATTAGTATCCAAAAATAAATATGTTTTTCCTTTAAATTTTTTTCTTTTCATCGATTTTATTTTTCTTACCACTTTAAATAAACCTCCTCTATTATCATTCTCCCAACTACACCGAACATGATATACACTCCTCAATAGTCGCCTTCCTAGTTCGAGTATAATAAAGCGACTTCAACCCCAGCCTATGTGCATAAATATAAAGTCTAGCCAAATCTCTAGTGCTGTCTGTACTCTTTGTATACAAAATAGTCGAAATTCCTTGATCTACGTGTCTTTGAATTACAGAAATTAGTTTCAAGATATTTTTTTGATCCATATCGTATGCTGACTTATAGAAGAAGTAGTTGTCGTTTGTTAGGTACGGCATTGGGTAGAAAGTTGTGCTGTCTCCATATTCTCTTACTTCGATTGTGTCAACTACTGGCATTACTGAGGCTGTCGAGTTCATTATGTAGGATGTTGACTGGTTTGGGGCGATTGCCATTCGGTAGGCGTTGTAGACTCCGTGTTTCATTACTTGCTCTTTTAGGTTTGCCCAGTCTTCTTTTGTTGGGATGTGGATTCCTTCAAATAGCTGTTTTATTTTTTCTGTTTGTGGCATGTATTCTTTTGTAATGTATTTGTCAAAATAGTTTCCGTTGGCGTATTCAGATTTTTCAAAGTCCTTGAAAGTTTCGCCTTTTTCTTTTGCAATTTCCATTGAACGTTCTAATGAATAGAAGTTTACCATCATAAAGAATACGTTACAGAAGTCAAGTGCTTCCTTGCTTTCGTACATAATAAAGTTTTTAGCCAAGTATCCGTGCAGGTTCATTGCTCCCAGCCCTACTGAGTGCAGTTCTTCGTTCGCTTTTTTTATTGACGGAACAATATCAATGTTTGTCAAGTCTGATACCATTGTAAGTGAATCAATTGCTGCTTTTGTGGCTTCTTTTATTCTTTTGTTTTCCATTACTGTAGCAATATTTAATGAACCTAAATTACATGAAATTCCACGTCTTATCGTGTCTTCCTCATAATATGCGTTAATGTCTGAAACTTCTGATAATTGCATAATTTCAGTACATAGATTTGAGAACTTAACTGTTCCAATTTCTTTTAATGCGTGTTCCTTATTTGCATTGTCTTTAAAGAATAAATACGGGTATCCACTTTCTTTTTGAGTTTGAGAAATTTTTACAAGTAGTTCCCTTGCGTTTATTTTTTTCTTTTTAACATTTGGATTATCAACCAGTTTTTCATACATTTCGTTCATATCCATTTCATCCAGATATTGTCCATATTCTAGGAATACTGTGTGTGGATTAAACGTGTAGCAAACTTCATCTTCCATTGCCAATTGCATAAATTTATCTGGAACAATAACTCCGATTGACAATGATTTTATCCTGATTTTTTCATCTACATTTATTTTTTTACTATCCAAAAATTCATTAATATCAGAATGGAAAACATTCAAATAAACCGCTCCAGCTCCAGCTCTTTGCCCCAGCTGATTTGCATACGAAAAAATATCCTCTAAAATCTTCATAATCGGCAAAACTCCAGAAGCTCTGCCTTCCACTCCTTTTATAGCTTCCCCTCTTGCCCTGATTTTAGAGAGGTTTATCGAAACTCCTCCACCAATCGAAGAAAGTTTCATAGATGAATCAAAAATATACCCGATTCCGCTCAAATTATCCCCCATTTCATCAAGAAAGCAGGAAACAAGTTCCCCAGAACGTTTTTTCCCAGAATTCAAAAAAGTAGGAGTAGCTGGCTGATATTCTTGATTTATCAACATCAAGGCATATTCTTTCGCCTTCTCAGCATTCCCCTGTGCCAAGTACAGCGAAACCGTTGCAATCCTGTCTTCATATCTTTCCAAAAATTTCTCCCCAGAATCATCCATCAAAGCATAACTTTGATAAAATTTCGATGCACTCATAAACGAAGCAAACCTGAACTTTTTATCATAAACCAGCTTAAACACTTCCTTTATCTCATCATGGCTATACATCTCATAAAAATCAATATAATAATCATTTTTTATCAAATATCTCATCTTTTCCTCAAGGTTATGAAAAAACACCGTATTTTTGTTCACATAATCCACAAAATACGAATAAACAGCTTCCTTATCCTTTTCAAGCTGAAAATCTTCCCCTTTTTTTACCATTATCTCGTTATTTAAGTATATCCATTTTTTTGCTCTTTTATCTACCATAATCTTCTCCTATTTTTTTATTTTATAATTTAACTAAACTCAATGCTTACATAAAATTAATAATTTTTCTTTCAATTTTAAAACTTTTTCCAAAAGCTCAAACAGTTCTTTTTCCTTTAACGAAATTTTGCTTATTAATTTTTCACCAAAACAGTTTTTATACTAAAATCCCATTTAAATAACGAATTTATTACAAACTTTTCTAATAAAAGATATAAACCTAATATTTTCAAATAATTTAAGATATAATTTTTATTTTTCAAACATAGTCTAGTATAAACTAATCCGTCGGAGCATTTTTTTGTGCTGGCAAAACTGTCTGAGCATAGCGAGTTTTTTGTCAGTGCAGAAAAATGTCGTAGACTAGCCATAGGTTGTAGGATTTGCGGCAATGAGCAATCCTACGAAAATAAAAAAGAAAAAACATAGTAATTAGTTAAACAATTATGAATTAATTGTCAAACAATCCTACTATAAAAATTTATTCTTATTTTTAAATGAGGTTTAGTATTATAATTAAACTAAAATTGTTGTGATTTCTTACTTTAAAATAAAGTTAATTATTTTCCAAATACTCAATATAATTTTCTACTTCCGTACTTGTTCCCGACAGCTCAAATTTCATCAATACTGGAATTCCATATTTTTGCTGAATTTTATCAGCTGCTAGTGCGAAAAATTGTCCCCAGTTTCTGTTTCCGCTGGAACTTACTGATTTTAATAGTTTGCTGTTGTTTTCGTTTTGTAGAAATTCGTCTGTTGTTGCTGGAATTTCTCCGATTTTTGTTGTGAAAGTTAGGAAATGTCCTTCGTTTTCGATTGTCATTGTCGGTTCTATTTTAATAAAATGCCAGTCTGGGCGTTGTGCTTGCATTTTTTTTATAAATCTTTCTACATTTCCTGTTTTTGAATCGTAATATATATACATTTATTTCACCTTGCTTTTTGTCATTTATTCTATTTTTTGCTGAATAAATGACTGAAATTTTGTTTTGTTTTCCAAATTTTAGACATAAAATATACTCAAAACTAGATATTTTAATAAAAACCGTTTTGAGTAGTATTATTTATTATTTTGAAATTGTATTTTAAATTGTTCTTTATTACATCATTGAGATGATTTCATTGATTTCTTCTGGCTTAAATCCGATTGTTCTTTTTATTTCTTCATTTTCTTCAAATAAAATTACTGTTGGAACACTTCTTACTCTATATTTTACAGCCATTTCTGGATTATCAAATGGATTTATTCTTTCGTATTCCACACCTTTTTTATCTAATAAGTCTGACACCATTGCACATGGATTGCAGTCATTTTTTTCAAATTTTATTATTTTTTTCATTATTTTTTTCTCCTCCTTTTTTTACGCATAAAACACAATATGTTGTGTTTCATCTGAATTTTTTATCGTATATGTAGTGTATCTTATTTTCAGAATTTTTTCAATAAGATTATATTTAATTTTTCATTAAAGTGTTTTCTAAGCGGATGGATAAAGGGATTTTATAAATTATATATTTTATATATTAAAATCCAGTTATTTATTATATGTTAAAAGGATTCCGAAAAAATGACAGTTTGTATAACAATTTTATTTTATAAAATTTAACTTGATAATATGTACTTTTGAACATATTTTTCAATTAATTTCATATTTTTATATACACATAAAGTTTTTTATGATAAAATAATAGGATAAAATTTACTAAAAATAGGAGTTGATTAAATGCCTACAAACCAATACAAAAATTCTTACAATTTATTACAAAATGATTTGAAAAATAGAATATTACTGCTGGATGGAGCGATGGGGACTATGATTCAGCAAGAAAAGCTGACTGCCGATGATTTTGGTGGGGAAAAATATGAAGGGTGCAATGACTATCTTGCACTGCAAAGACCTGACGTTATTAAAAATATTCATAAAAGATATCTAGAGGCTGGGAGTGATATTATTGAAACTAACAGTTTTGGGGCTTTGGATATTGTGCTGAAAGATTATGATTTGGAAGATAAGGTTTTTGAGATGAATAAGGCGGCGGCAGAACTTACAAATGAAGCGATTGCAGAATACAAAAACGAACATCCAGAAGTTACTCGAAATCTTTATGTTGCAGGGGCTTTGGGACCTTCCAACAAATCCATCAGCGTTACTGGAGGAGTGACTTTTGAAGAGCTTATTCACACGTATTATACAGCTGTTTCAGGGCTTCTGTCTGGTGGAGTTGACCTAATTCTGTTTGAAACAATTCAGGACACGAGAAACTTGAAGGCGGCTTATCTGGGGCTTAAAAAGGCGATGGAAGAAAATTATACTGTGCCGCTAATGCTGTCGTTTACAATTGAAAGTACAGGAACTACACTTGCAGGACAGACTGCGGATGCCTTTTATTACGCTGTAAACCACATGAATCCATTTTCCGTGGGACTGAACTGTGCAACTGGGCCTGAATTTATGACTCAATTTTTAAAGACATTGAACAATATTTCAAATACGTATATTTCGGTTTACCCGAATGCGGGACTGCCTAACGAAGATGGGGAATATGAAGAAACTCCAAACACATTATCGGCAAAGATTGAGCCGTTTTTCCAAAATAATTATTTAAATATTGTTGGAGGGTGCTGCGGAACTACGCCTGAACATATTCAGAAAATTAAGGAAAAAAGTGTAAACTATTCTCCAAGAGTTATTGATAAAAATAAAAATTTCAATGATGTATCGGGGCTAATTGCTCTAGAAATGCCAAAAGATCGACCAATTTACGTGGGGGAACGTACAAACGTAATCGGTTCACGTATTTTTAAGAACTTAATTGCCAGCGAGAAATTTGACGAGGCGACAGAAGTTGCAAGATTGCAGATTAAGGGGCGAGCGGATGTAATTGATATTTGTCTTGCGAATCCTGATAGAGATGAGATTGCAGATATGAAAGCATTTTTAGATAAAGTTGCAAAATTTGCAAAAGTTCCGCTTATGATTGATTCGACTGATATAAATGTCGTTAAGGAAGGGCTTACTTACTTGCAAGGAAAAGGAATTATAAATTCGATTAACCTTGAAGATGGGGAAAAGAAATTTGCTGATATGGCAAAAGTTATCAAGAACTTTGGGGCTTCTGTCGTTGTGGGACTGATTGATGAGGAAGGAATGGCTGTTTCAGTTGAGAAAAAATTGAAAGTTGCCAGAAGAAGTTACGAACTTCTTACGAAAAAATACGAAATTGATGAAAGAGACATAATTTTTGACACATTAGTTTTCCCAGTTGCTACAGGAGATCAGAAGTACATTGGCTCTGCCACCGCCACAATTGAAGCAATTAGACAAATTAAAGCTGAAATGCCAAATGTAAAGACAATTTTAGGTGTGAGTAACATTTCATTTGGACTGCCGATTGCTGGAAGGGAAGTTTTAAACACTTACTATATGCAAAAGGCTTACGAAGCTGGGCTTGACTATGCGATCATAAATACTGAAAAAGTTATTCCAATGAGTGAAATTTCAGATGAGGAAAAGAAATTATCAGAAAATATTTTATTTCACACAGATGACGAAAATGTATCAAAATTCGCAAACTTCTACCGTGAGAAAAAAGCCGTTCAAAAAGTTGTT is a window encoding:
- a CDS encoding PIN domain-containing protein, which gives rise to MVRKIKSMKRKKFKGKTYLFLDTNFLRNYKSNEENFKKSLSRLSSNYEIYVSSLTAIELKNNKTRDGIETLKLLKHVKVLPTEMEMISRQDSINYFSVNELLKTDNSEKYIKLKKYIELKNILYIFSVIQSIIEKKIIKKLIL
- the nrdE gene encoding class 1b ribonucleoside-diphosphate reductase subunit alpha, which encodes MVDKRAKKWIYLNNEIMVKKGEDFQLEKDKEAVYSYFVDYVNKNTVFFHNLEEKMRYLIKNDYYIDFYEMYSHDEIKEVFKLVYDKKFRFASFMSASKFYQSYALMDDSGEKFLERYEDRIATVSLYLAQGNAEKAKEYALMLINQEYQPATPTFLNSGKKRSGELVSCFLDEMGDNLSGIGYIFDSSMKLSSIGGGVSINLSKIRARGEAIKGVEGRASGVLPIMKILEDIFSYANQLGQRAGAGAVYLNVFHSDINEFLDSKKINVDEKIRIKSLSIGVIVPDKFMQLAMEDEVCYTFNPHTVFLEYGQYLDEMDMNEMYEKLVDNPNVKKKKINARELLVKISQTQKESGYPYLFFKDNANKEHALKEIGTVKFSNLCTEIMQLSEVSDINAYYEEDTIRRGISCNLGSLNIATVMENKRIKEATKAAIDSLTMVSDLTNIDIVPSIKKANEELHSVGLGAMNLHGYLAKNFIMYESKEALDFCNVFFMMVNFYSLERSMEIAKEKGETFKDFEKSEYANGNYFDKYITKEYMPQTEKIKQLFEGIHIPTKEDWANLKEQVMKHGVYNAYRMAIAPNQSTSYIMNSTASVMPVVDTIEVREYGDSTTFYPMPYLTNDNYFFYKSAYDMDQKNILKLISVIQRHVDQGISTILYTKSTDSTRDLARLYIYAHRLGLKSLYYTRTRKATIEECISCSV
- the nrdI gene encoding class Ib ribonucleoside-diphosphate reductase assembly flavoprotein NrdI, giving the protein MYIYYDSKTGNVERFIKKMQAQRPDWHFIKIEPTMTIENEGHFLTFTTKIGEIPATTDEFLQNENNSKLLKSVSSSGNRNWGQFFALAADKIQQKYGIPVLMKFELSGTSTEVENYIEYLENN
- a CDS encoding thioredoxin domain-containing protein — encoded protein: MKKIIKFEKNDCNPCAMVSDLLDKKGVEYERINPFDNPEMAVKYRVRSVPTVILFEENEEIKRTIGFKPEEINEIISMM
- the metH gene encoding methionine synthase → MPTNQYKNSYNLLQNDLKNRILLLDGAMGTMIQQEKLTADDFGGEKYEGCNDYLALQRPDVIKNIHKRYLEAGSDIIETNSFGALDIVLKDYDLEDKVFEMNKAAAELTNEAIAEYKNEHPEVTRNLYVAGALGPSNKSISVTGGVTFEELIHTYYTAVSGLLSGGVDLILFETIQDTRNLKAAYLGLKKAMEENYTVPLMLSFTIESTGTTLAGQTADAFYYAVNHMNPFSVGLNCATGPEFMTQFLKTLNNISNTYISVYPNAGLPNEDGEYEETPNTLSAKIEPFFQNNYLNIVGGCCGTTPEHIQKIKEKSVNYSPRVIDKNKNFNDVSGLIALEMPKDRPIYVGERTNVIGSRIFKNLIASEKFDEATEVARLQIKGRADVIDICLANPDRDEIADMKAFLDKVAKFAKVPLMIDSTDINVVKEGLTYLQGKGIINSINLEDGEKKFADMAKVIKNFGASVVVGLIDEEGMAVSVEKKLKVARRSYELLTKKYEIDERDIIFDTLVFPVATGDQKYIGSATATIEAIRQIKAEMPNVKTILGVSNISFGLPIAGREVLNTYYMQKAYEAGLDYAIINTEKVIPMSEISDEEKKLSENILFHTDDENVSKFANFYREKKAVQKVVDTSNLTTEEKVSNLVVEGSKKDLTMHLDELLKKYSPIDIINGPLMAGMDEVGRLFNNNDLIVAEVLQSAEVMKASVSYLEQFMEKDESSVKGKVIMATVKGDVHDIGKNLVGIIIGNNGYEVIDLGINTPAEKIREAIIEHKADFLGLSGLLVKSATEMVNTMEVLHEAGIDIPIFVGGAALTEKFTVNKIEPAYKNNIVIYSRDAMTALADLNKMIDEKKFEEFKEHLQKRRELVTIKDAKKLEQLKVKPTVSDIKDADGTFDFSKVELPKYNFEKIYKPETLNKQIITNIKAKDVFPFVNLQMLIGKHLGMKWIVNNLIEKQDPRTIKLYNEILDIIENGDEYFDIKAIYKFFPVRRKAGERKEDFKIEVLSDDLSTVLETFDFPRQKYGQYLSLNDYVSPDGIDYIGFFVATAGEKSRLVSNELKEKGEFYRGHIVNSVGLELAEATSEYIHKMMRQDVGIIDKDITLNEILNAQYQGNRYSFGYPACPDLSDQRKLFNLLKPERYGISLTEEFMMYPEATVSAIVFSQPFCKYFNM